The following proteins are co-located in the Anomalospiza imberbis isolate Cuckoo-Finch-1a 21T00152 chromosome 1, ASM3175350v1, whole genome shotgun sequence genome:
- the CHMP5 gene encoding charged multivesicular body protein 5, with protein MNRFFGKAKPKEPPPSLTDCIGKVDSRAESIDKKIARLDAELVKYKDQMKKMREGPAKNTVKQKALRVLKQKRMYEQQRDNLSQQSFNMEQANYTIQALKDTKTTVDAMKLGVKEMKKAYKQVKIDQIEDIQDQLEDMMEEANEVQEALSRSYGTPEIDEDDLEAELDALGDELLADEDNSYLDEAASAPAIPEVTPTDTKNKDGVLVDEFGLPKIPAT; from the exons ATGAACCGCTTCTTCGGCAAGGCGAAGCCGAAGGAGCCCCCGCCCAGCCTCACCGACTGCATCGGGAAG GTGGATAGCAGAGCTGAGTCAATTGACAAGAAAATTGCGAGGCTTGATGCAGAACTAGTGAAGTATAAGGatcaaatgaagaaaatgagagAGGGACCTGCAAAG AATACAGTAAAGCAGAAAGCATTAAGAGTGTTAAAGCAGAAACGAAT gtaTGAACAACAGAGGGATAATCTGTCACAGCAGTCTTTTAATATGGAACAAGCTAATTACACTATTCAGGCACTGAAGGATACAAAGACAACG GTGGATGCAATGAAACTGGGGgtgaaagaaatgaagaaagctTACAAACAAGTCAAGATTGATCAAATTGAG GACATACAAGATCAATTGGAAGATATGATGGAAGAAGCCAATGAAGTCCAGGAGGCGCTGAGTCGTAGCTATGGAACACCAGAGATTGATGAAGATGATTTGGAAGCAG AACTGGATGCGTTAGGTGATGAGCTTTTAGCTGATGAAGACAATTCCTACTTAGATGAAGCTGCATCCGCTCCAGCAATCCCAGAGGTCACTCCTACGGACACAAAAAACAAA gATGGCGTATTGGTGGATGAATTTGGGTTGCCAAAGATCCCTGCAACATAA